A genomic region of candidate division WOR-3 bacterium contains the following coding sequences:
- a CDS encoding double-cubane-cluster-containing anaerobic reductase translates to MSDYNTLLKELGLDVALHDEMIKATDRLFQETVGAQKNRPKEMAYFDRVLAEAHGARVAELVEEKRNGKRIVGTFCIYVPEELALAANTVPIALCGGIQASIPYAERMFPRDICPLVKSTLGLAFSKTCPYAPIKSLAVGETTCDAKKKTWEILAGKVNFHVMEVPQKKEKLDFDLWREAVDDFRRKLEDLSGTKVDSGRLAETIRIMNAKRRALQELAQLRQAEVVPISGVDALVVMQAALNDEPVRFTEAVKRLNQELRERIKNGISVAPGAKRIMMAGCPAVMGNWKVHALVERSGGVIVWDESCTGSRYFEHLVDETAQDLDGQITAIAERYFKISCACFTPNQERIDAIVRRAQEFNVKGVVQYVLQTCHGYNIEAMRVEAALKGIGVPALKVVTDYSEEDTEQLRTRIEAFIEQLA, encoded by the coding sequence ATGTCAGACTATAACACGCTTTTAAAGGAACTGGGGCTGGATGTTGCCTTGCATGATGAGATGATTAAGGCAACCGATCGGCTGTTTCAGGAGACGGTGGGTGCGCAGAAAAATCGTCCTAAGGAGATGGCATATTTTGACCGGGTGCTTGCTGAGGCTCATGGCGCCAGGGTGGCAGAGCTGGTTGAGGAGAAAAGGAACGGAAAGAGGATAGTGGGCACATTCTGCATCTATGTACCTGAGGAGTTGGCGCTGGCGGCAAATACGGTTCCGATTGCCCTTTGCGGTGGTATTCAGGCGTCAATACCTTATGCGGAGAGGATGTTTCCCCGTGACATCTGCCCCTTGGTGAAGTCAACGCTCGGTCTGGCGTTTTCCAAGACCTGCCCTTATGCGCCGATTAAAAGTCTGGCGGTGGGTGAGACCACCTGCGATGCGAAGAAGAAGACCTGGGAGATTCTTGCCGGTAAGGTGAACTTTCATGTGATGGAGGTGCCGCAGAAAAAGGAGAAACTGGACTTTGATTTGTGGCGAGAGGCGGTTGATGATTTCAGAAGGAAATTGGAGGACCTTTCTGGGACAAAGGTTGATTCGGGGAGGCTGGCGGAGACGATAAGGATAATGAACGCAAAGCGCAGGGCTTTGCAGGAACTTGCCCAGTTGCGGCAGGCAGAGGTTGTGCCCATCAGCGGAGTTGATGCACTGGTGGTGATGCAGGCGGCGCTCAATGATGAACCGGTCAGGTTCACGGAGGCGGTTAAAAGGTTGAATCAGGAGTTAAGGGAGCGGATTAAAAATGGTATTTCAGTGGCACCCGGTGCAAAGCGGATAATGATGGCGGGCTGTCCGGCGGTGATGGGCAACTGGAAGGTGCATGCGCTTGTTGAGAGATCGGGCGGGGTGATTGTCTGGGATGAGAGTTGCACCGGCTCACGCTATTTTGAGCATCTGGTTGATGAGACCGCGCAAGACCTTGATGGTCAGATTACCGCAATTGCCGAGAGGTATTTCAAAATCTCCTGCGCCTGCTTTACCCCGAATCAGGAGCGGATTGATGCGATTGTCAGGCGCGCTCAGGAGTTCAATGTCAAGGGTGTGGTGCAGTATGTGTTGCAGACCTGTCATGGTTATAACATTGAGGCGATGAGGGTGGAGGCGGCGCTCAAGGGAATCGGGGTTCCGGCTTTGAAGGTTGTTACCGACTATTCCGAAGAGGATACCGAGCAGTTGCGCACCAGGATTGAGGCTTTTATTGAACAGTTGGCATAG
- a CDS encoding acyl-CoA dehydratase activase, which produces MGGGIRTGGIDLGSRTTKLVVVDDGKVVDFRIVDTGTEPLLRAQELLQGRRFDRLVATGYGRHLLRERLGTPVITEIRAHALGAQHLFPDCRTVIDIGGQDSKVIRLENGRQVNFEMNDRCAAGTGRFLEVMATTLGYTLGEFGLAALRADRAAVINSMCTVFSESEVVSLIAKGVDKDSIALGLHESIVNRLLALAGRVGIEKPVVLCGGVARNPCIKTLLEQRLKTKLLVPAEPQIVGALGAALSLREEIL; this is translated from the coding sequence ATAGGAGGGGGAATCAGGACCGGCGGGATTGACCTGGGCTCAAGAACAACCAAACTGGTGGTTGTTGATGATGGCAAGGTGGTTGATTTTCGGATTGTTGACACCGGGACCGAGCCGCTTTTGCGGGCACAGGAACTTCTCCAGGGAAGGCGGTTTGACCGGCTGGTTGCCACCGGTTATGGTCGGCATCTTTTGCGGGAGCGGCTCGGTACCCCGGTGATAACCGAAATCCGGGCACATGCCTTAGGTGCGCAGCACCTCTTTCCTGATTGCCGGACCGTGATTGACATTGGCGGTCAGGACTCAAAGGTCATCCGGCTGGAAAATGGCAGGCAGGTTAACTTTGAGATGAACGACAGGTGTGCAGCAGGAACTGGCAGGTTTCTTGAGGTGATGGCAACAACCCTGGGCTACACCTTGGGTGAGTTTGGTCTTGCTGCGCTCAGGGCCGATCGGGCGGCAGTAATAAACTCGATGTGCACAGTCTTTTCCGAGTCTGAGGTGGTATCGCTCATTGCCAAAGGGGTTGACAAAGACTCAATTGCTCTTGGTCTGCATGAGTCGATTGTGAACCGGCTTTTAGCACTCGCAGGCAGGGTCGGAATTGAGAAGCCGGTGGTGCTTTGTGGTGGTGTTGCCCGCAACCCCTGCATTAAGACACTCCTTGAGCAGAGGTTAAAGACAAAACTTTTGGTGCCGGCTGAGCCGCAGATTGTTGGCGCCTTAGGTGCAGCATTGAGCCTCAGGGAGGAAATTTTATGA
- a CDS encoding Omp28-related outer membrane protein has translation MRKMYIIAALMLPLALGATQRVMVMEDFTATWCTYCPGAARGAEELKFRAFDSVVVIAYHSSSSDPFYTTTAATRMSYYSVSGYPTMIFDGSNRIVGGLHYGTMYPAYRQVFDSRKSVPSPLDIHLDVTYDSVSRSGTLTIVVRNVSGSSVSGQLHTVLIESHIYYPWQGMDSLHDVERTMLPNAGGEAITIPAGDSVVRTREFTISSNWVAKNCELVVFVQNNSTREIYQGAMTAVIPTPALEFVGYQPVLPMPGGSFELVLGLRNIGSAPAIGVEAVLSSDDQYLTIVSASTTFDTILIGEDVYASAPFVIRVDSSCPSPHLATMVVVISSRLAYGGDIKLFGDPPAASHLPGAYNPGDRSICFCSQPYEFRFLVRAAVGHILCGLCPAGASA, from the coding sequence ATGAGGAAGATGTATATAATCGCAGCCCTGATGTTACCTCTGGCACTCGGGGCGACTCAACGGGTGATGGTAATGGAGGACTTCACCGCCACCTGGTGCACCTATTGCCCGGGTGCAGCAAGAGGGGCAGAAGAGCTGAAGTTCCGGGCGTTTGACTCGGTGGTGGTGATTGCCTACCACTCCTCATCCAGTGACCCGTTCTACACTACCACCGCTGCTACCCGGATGAGTTATTACAGTGTGAGTGGTTATCCGACGATGATTTTTGACGGCAGTAACAGGATAGTTGGCGGGCTTCACTACGGAACGATGTATCCGGCTTACCGGCAGGTGTTTGATTCACGCAAGAGCGTTCCCAGTCCACTGGATATTCACCTCGATGTCACTTACGACTCGGTCTCAAGAAGTGGTACCCTCACAATTGTTGTCCGTAATGTGAGCGGTTCATCGGTGAGCGGGCAGTTACACACCGTTCTGATTGAGAGCCACATCTATTACCCCTGGCAGGGAATGGATAGCCTCCACGATGTGGAAAGGACGATGTTGCCCAATGCCGGTGGCGAGGCGATAACCATTCCTGCCGGTGATTCGGTTGTGAGAACCCGCGAATTTACTATCAGTTCTAACTGGGTGGCGAAGAACTGCGAGTTGGTGGTTTTTGTTCAAAACAACTCTACTCGGGAGATTTATCAAGGGGCGATGACCGCGGTGATACCAACCCCAGCATTGGAGTTTGTTGGTTATCAGCCAGTCCTGCCAATGCCAGGTGGCAGTTTTGAACTGGTTTTGGGGCTTCGCAACATTGGTAGTGCTCCGGCGATAGGTGTTGAGGCGGTTCTGTCAAGCGATGACCAATACCTTACCATCGTGAGTGCCAGCACCACCTTTGATACTATCCTGATCGGTGAGGATGTTTATGCCAGCGCACCTTTTGTTATCAGGGTTGATTCCTCTTGTCCAAGTCCTCATCTGGCGACAATGGTGGTGGTTATTAGTAGTCGCCTCGCTTATGGCGGCGATATCAAGTTATTTGGTGACCCGCCAGCAGCCTCCCATTTACCAGGCGCGTACAACCCTGGTGATCGGTCGATCTGTTTTTGTTCCCAACCCTACGAGTTCAGATTTTTGGTTAGGGCAGCAGTTGGCCACATTCTATGCGGACTATGCCCGGCGGGAGCCAGTGCGTAA
- a CDS encoding methyltransferase domain-containing protein has product MAKRYDYTGKDVQDVYDGPGGLLWEAVMGEQIHSGGPEATDRLAKALGLKPGMHVLDVCSALGAPARHIAQKYGVRVTGLDFTKTMLEKARERTKAAGLDHLITFVEGNALDMPFKKETFDVVWGQEAWCYVTDKDLLARECYRVLKPGGKIGFTDWVITGKVEDDLLAKLYESMAFPYMETFEGWQEVLRRAGFKVLDAQDQTDEFARCFDEYKVMVEEKLKPTILQNFGEELFQFAVNLVNMWRDAAHAHKVGRGFYIGQK; this is encoded by the coding sequence ATGGCAAAGAGATACGACTATACCGGTAAGGATGTCCAGGATGTTTATGATGGTCCTGGCGGTCTGCTCTGGGAGGCGGTGATGGGTGAGCAGATTCATTCCGGTGGACCAGAGGCAACCGACCGTTTGGCAAAGGCGCTCGGTCTGAAGCCCGGGATGCATGTCCTTGATGTGTGCAGCGCACTTGGGGCGCCGGCAAGGCACATTGCCCAGAAATACGGGGTGAGGGTAACAGGTCTTGACTTTACCAAGACGATGCTGGAGAAGGCAAGGGAAAGGACCAAGGCGGCAGGTCTTGACCACCTTATCACCTTTGTTGAGGGCAATGCCCTGGATATGCCCTTCAAGAAGGAGACCTTTGACGTCGTCTGGGGTCAGGAGGCGTGGTGTTATGTTACCGATAAGGACCTCTTGGCGCGGGAGTGCTACCGGGTTTTGAAGCCGGGTGGTAAGATTGGGTTTACCGACTGGGTGATAACCGGCAAGGTTGAGGATGACCTGCTTGCCAAGCTTTATGAGTCAATGGCTTTCCCCTATATGGAGACATTTGAAGGCTGGCAGGAGGTTTTAAGGCGTGCCGGTTTCAAGGTTCTTGATGCGCAGGACCAGACCGATGAGTTTGCCCGCTGCTTTGATGAATACAAGGTGATGGTTGAGGAGAAACTGAAGCCGACAATCCTGCAGAACTTCGGGGAGGAGCTTTTCCAGTTTGCGGTGAATTTAGTGAATATGTGGCGGGATGCAGCGCATGCCCATAAGGTGGGCAGGGGTTTCTACATCGGGCAGAAGTAG